The genomic segment GCGGTGCTGATCGCGCTGGGCATCGCCGGGTGGGCCGGCGCGCTCATCGTGCGCCGCACCCTGGCCCCGCTGGACCGGGTCGCGGCCACCGCCACCCGGGTCTCCGAGCTACGGCTCGACCGCGGCGAGGTGCGGCTGGCCCAGCGTGTGCCCGAACGCGACACCGACCCGCGCACCGAGGTGGGTCAGGTCGGGGCCGCGCTCAACCAGATGCTCGACCACGTGGGCAACGCGCTCGAGGCCCGGCACGCCAGCGAGACCCAGGTCCGCCAGTTCGTCGCCGACGCCAGCCACGAACTGCGTACGCCGCTGGCCGCCATCCGCGGCTACGCCGAGCTCAGCCGGCGCAGCCGGGCCACCGTCCCCGACGAGATCGCGCACGTGCTCAACCGGGTCGAGTCCGAGGCCAAGCGGATGACCGGCCTGGTCGAGGACCTGCTGCTGCTGGCCCGCATCGACGCCGGCCGGCCGCTCGCGCACGACCCGGTCGACCTGACCATGCTCGTCGTCGACTCGGTCAGCGACGCCCACGCCGCCGGGCCACGCCACTCCTGGCAGCTCGACCTGCCCGAGGAGCCGGTCGTCGTGATCGGCGACGGCGCGCGGCTGCATCAGGTGCTGGCCAACCTGCTGGCCAACGCGCGCACGCACACCCCCGAGGGCACAACCGTCACGGTCGGAGTCAGCTCGACATCCGGCTCGGCCGTGCTGCGCGTCACCGACAACGGTCCGGGCATCCCGTACGAGTTGCAGCCGCACATCTTCGAGCGGTTCGCCCGCGGTGACAGCTCCCGCTCGCGCGCCGCCGGCAGCACCGGGCTCGGCCTGTCGATCGTGCACGCCGTCGTGCAGTCCCACCAGGGTCACGTCGCCGTGGAAAGCGTTCCCGGCCGCACCGTCTTCACGGTCGTCCTGCCGCTGTCCGTCTCATCAGCTGAGCAGTTCGCGCAAATAGCTCCGCCCGCGACCTGAGGCGCTATGCTGTCCGACGTGACTCAGACGTTCTATTGGTTTACGAGGCCGGCTCCCGCCGGTGCCTCAGCCATGACCATCGTCTGAGACACCACGCCAGAGCCGGCCCGGGCAGCGACACGATGTCGCTGCCTTTTTGTTTGCCGGCTCTCAGGGTGGGGGCCGGCGCAGAAGTGGAGAACACCGTGACTGCCCCCGAGGTTCAGCGCGTTCGTGACCAGCGCATCGAGGCCGTCGTCCCGCTGATGAGCCCCGCGCTGCTGCACCACGAGCTGCCGCTGACGAGCGAGTTGCACGACACCGTGCTGGAGGGCCGCCGCCAGGTCGAGGACGTGCTCAACCGCCGAGATCCGCGGCTGCTCGTCGTCGTCGGCCCGTGCTCCGTGCACGACCCCGCCGCCGCCGGCGAGTACGCCTCGCTGCTGTCCGGCGCGGCCGAGCGCTTCGCCGACGACCTGCTGATCGTGATGCGGGTCTACTTCGAGAAGCCGCGCTCCACCGTCGGCTGGAAGGGCCTGATCAACGATCCGGCGCTGGACGGCACGGGCGACGTCGGCACCGGACTGCGGATCGCCCGGCGGCTGCTGCTCGAGATCGTCGGCCGGGGGCTGCCGACCGCCGTCGAGTTCCTCGACCCGATCACCCCGCAATACATCGCGGACACGGTGAGCTGGGGCGCGATCGGTGCCCGGACGGTGGAGTCGCAGGTGCACCGGCAGCTCTCGTCGGGCCTGTCGATGCCGATCGGGATGAAGAACCGCCCCGACGGCAGCATCTCCACCGCGATCGACGCGATCCACGCCGCCGCCGTGCCGCACGTCTTCCCCGGCATCGACTACTCCGGCACCCCGGCGATCCTGCACACCACCGGCAACCCGGACACCCACCTCGTGCTGCGCGGCGGCGGAGGCAAGCCCAACTACAGCGCCGCCGACGTGGCCCACGCGCTGGACCTGCTGCGCACGGCCGGCCTGCCGGAGCGCCTGGTGATCGACTGCTCGCACGGCAACAGCGGCAAGGACCACCTGCGCCAGCCCGTGGTCGCCGACGACGTGGCGCAGCAGATGGAGGCCGGTCAGCGCGGCATCAGCGGCGTCATGCTGGAGAGCTTCCTCGTGCCCGGCCGGCAGGACCTGGGCGGGCCGCTGACGTACGGCCAGTCGGTGACCGACGCGTGCATGGGCTGGGAGCCGACCGTCGAGGTGCTGGAGCGCCTGGCCACCGCCTCGGCCAAGCGGCGCGCGACTCACAGCTAGAGCACAGGCTTGGCATAACGGCGGGACAGGGCGGGCGCCGAATCTGGTCGAGGTAAATATCCGCTTTTCTGTGGAGAGCCTCGATGACCACGACGTTGCCCGTCCCGCCGCCGGTGGCGCAGGATGTACCTCCCCGTGCCCCCGCGCCCACCCCGGCCTGGGTGCGTCCGGCCCTGATCGCGCTGCTGGTGGCCACCGGTGTGCTCTACCTCTGGGGGCTCGGCAGAAACGGCTGGGCCAACGCGTTCTACTCGGCCGCCGTGCAGGCCGGCTCGGAGAGCTGGAAGGCGTTCTTCTTCGGCTCCTCCGACGCGGCCAACTCGATCACCGTCGACAAGACGCCCGCCTCGCTGTGGGTGATGGCCCTGTCGGCCCGCATCTTCGGCGTCAACGCCTGGAGCATCCTCGTGCCGCAGGCACTGATGGGCGTGGCCAGCGTCGGGCTGCTCTTCGCCACCGTACGGCGTTGGTACGGCCCGGCCGCCGGCCTGCTCGCGGGCGCGGTGCTGGCGCTCACGCCGATCGCGGTGCTGATGTTCCGGTTCAACAACCCGGACGCGTTGCTCGTGCTGCTCATGGTGGCCGGGGCCTATGCGACCGTACGGGCCGTCGAGAACGGTTCCACCAAGTGGATCGTGCTGGCCGGCGTCTTCGTCGGGTTCGGTTTCCTGGCCAAGATGCTGCAGGCCCTGCTCGTGGTGCCCGCGTTCGCGCTGGCCTACCTGATCGCCGGGCCGCCCAAGCTGGGCAAGCGGATCGGGCAGCTGCTGCTCTCGGGCCTGGCCGTGGTGGTCTCGGCCGGCTGGTACATCGCGATCGTCGAACTGGTGCCGGCCTCGATGCGGCCCTACATCGGCGGCTCGCAGAACAACAGCATCCTCGAACTCACCCTCGGCTACAACGGCCTGGGCCGGCTCAACGGCGACGAGACCGGCAGCGTCGGCGGTGGGGGCGGCGGCTTCGGCGGCGGGGGCATGTGGGGCTCGACCGGCCTGACCCGTATGTTCGACAGTGAGCAAGGCGGTCAGATCTCGTGGCTGCTCCCGGCGGCGCTGATCGTGCTGGTGGCGGGTCTGGTGATCACGGCCCGGCGGGCGCGCACCGACCGGCAGCGGGCCGGGCTGATCCTTTGGGGCGGCTGGCTGCTGATCACCGGGCTGGTCTTCAGCTTCATGCAGGGCATCTTCCACGCGTACTACACGGTGGCGCTGGCCCCGGCGGTCGGCGCGGTGGTCGGCATGGGCGTGGCCCTGCTCTGGGCGCGGCGCCGCACCGTGGTGGCCGCCGTGACGCTCGCGGCGACCGTGGCCATCACGGCCTGGTGGTCCTACCACCTGCTCGGGCTCAGCCCCGACTTCCTGCCCTGGCTGCGCTGGGTCGTGCTGATCGGCGGTCTGACGGGCGCGGTGGCGCTGCTCGGGGCGCTGCGGCTGCCGGCTCGGGTCGCGGCGCTGGCGGCGGGGGTCTCGCTGGCCGCGGTGCTGGCCGGACCGGCGGCGTACGCGGTGCAGACCGCCTCCGAGGCGCACACCGGCTCGATTCCCTCGGCCGGGCCGGCCACCACGGGCGGGTTCGGCGGCGGGCCCGGGCGCGGCGGCTTCCGCGGTGGCGGCGGGCGTAGCAACGGTGGCTTCCCCGGCGGTGGGCAGGGCTTCCCGGGCGGTGGGCAGGGCTTCCCGGGCGGTGGGCAGGGCTTCCCGGGCGGTGGCCAGGGCTTCCCCGGCGGCACCGGCCAGAACGGCGGCGCCCCGGGCGGCACCTCGCAAGGCGGGCCCCAGGGCGGCACCTCGCCGGGTGGGACGTCTCAGGGCGGCGGCTTCCCCGGCGGCAACGGCGGCGGCGGGATGCGTGGCGGCGGCATGGGCGGCCTGCTCGACGCGGCCACGGTCAGCGACGAGATGAAGGCTCTGCTCGAGGCGAACGCCGACCAGTACACCTGGGTCGCGGCCGCGGTCGGCTCCCAGAGCGCGTCGGGCTACCAGCTGGCGACCGGCGACCCGGTGATGGCGGTCGGCGGCTTCAACGGCAGCGACCCGTCCCCCACGCTGGCCCAGTTCCAGCAGTACGTGGCCGAGGGCAAGATCCACTACTTCATCGGCGGGGGTGGCTTCGGCGGCCGCAGTTCGGGTGGCAGCAGCGCCAGCTCGGAGATCGCGTCCTGGATCTCGGAGAACTTCACGGCCCAGACCGTCGGCAACACCACTGTCTACGACCTGAGCCAGTCCGCCGGCGGCACCACCGCCTGATCACATCGCTTCCTCTGACGGCCGGTTTCCCGTACGGGGAACCGGCCGTTTGCTTTGCCCTCGGACAGGCTCACAGTGGGCGCACAGGCCGGCCACAAAACGCGCTTAGCCACGGCGATCATCGTGGTGTCATGAACACGACGCAGCCCTCGCCCACAGCGGCCGCGACCCGTTTCGACGCCCCGGTGCTCGACGTGGTCGTCCCGGTCTACAACGAGGAGATCGACCTCGAGCCGTGCGTGCGACGGCTGCACGGCTACCTCGCGGCACACTTCCCGTACCGATTCCGCATCACGATCGCCGACAACGCGAGCACCGACTCGACGGCGTCAGTGGCCGGCCGGCTGGCCGGTGAACTGACCGAGGTCGAGTGGGTGCACCTGCCGGAGAAGGGCCGCGGCCGCGCGCTGAAACACGTGTGGACACATTCCGACGCAGCGGTCATGGCCTACATGGACGTGGACCTGTCGACCGATCTGGGTGCGCTGCTGCCGCTGGTCGCCCCGCTGATCAGCGGCCACTCCGACCTGGCGATCGGCTCCCGGCTGGCCCGCGGTTCCCGGGTGGTGCGCGGCGCCAAGCGGGAGTTCATCTCGCGCAGCTACAACCTGATCCTGCGCGGCACCCTGTCCGCCCGTTTCTCCGACGCGCAGTGCGGCTTCAAGGCGATCCGTTCCGACGTCGCCGCACAGCTGCTGCCGATGGTCGAAGACACCGGCTGGTTCTTCGACACCGAGATGCTGGTGCTGGCCGAACGGGCCGGCCTGCGCATCCACGAAGTGCCGGTCGACTGGATCGACGACCCCGACAGCCGGGTCGACATCGTCTCGACAGCGATGGCCGACCTGCGCGGGATCGCCCGCCTGCTACGGGCCTTCGGCGCGGGCCGCCTCCCCCTGGCCACACTGCGCGAACAACTCGGCCGCAACCCGCTGCCGGTCACCGGGGTGCCGGCCGGCCTGACCGGTCAGCTCATCCGCTTCGCCGCCATCGGGGCGGCCAGCACACTGGCCTACCTGGCCCTGTACGCCCTGCTGCGCCTGGGCCTGAACCCGCAACCCGCCAACCTGCTGGCCCTGCTGGCCACGGCCATCGCCAACACGGCAGCCAACCGCCGCCTGACCTTCAACGTACGAGGAACCGACGGCGCGTGGCGGCACCAGGCCCAAGGCCTGCTCGTCTTCGCCGTGGGCCTGGGCCTGACCAGCGGCGCCCTGGCCCTGCTGGACGCCCTGCACACCGCCCCGGCCAAACCGGTCGAACTGGCCGTCCTGATCGTGGCCAACCTGCTGGCCACCGCGGTCCGCTTCCTGATGCTCCGGCTCTGGGTCTTCCGCTCCCGCCGAGCCACGGCCCACGCCACGACGTAGCCCCGCGCCACCTTTTGCGACCGCCGTCCAGTCCGCGAACGCCGCCTCACCTTTGCACCCAACCAACCCGAACACACCCCGCTCGCTCCTCAAGACACTCCTTCTCGCGTCCCTGCAGAGCCTTCTTCGCGGACCTCCTGAACGACTTTCGGCATATGTCCACATGGGGAGGCGAGACGGCTCGCCCCTGATCCACACAAAGCCGGCCGCCCGCAGCAAACATGTCGCCGGCCGGCCGAGGGCGCGGCGCGGACGTAACCAGCCAGTCAGTAATAAGCCCGGTCGTGGCTCAACACGGTCGCAGCACGACGTCGGCGCGGTCGTGTCCGGTCCGGGCGCGGCTTGACGTCGGTGGTGTGGGCGAAGCGGGGTCAGTGCTCCGGTGGGAGTTGGTCGGGGGTGATGCGACGGGGGCGGCCCGGTGGGCGGCGGAGCAGGGCCGCGGCGATCACCAAGATGGCGCAGAAGGCGGCGGCCGCGGCGGCGATCCACCAGCCGAGGACGCCGAGGATGACGGCGGCGGTCCAGATGACCACTGCGGTCAAAATCAGCGACAAAGACGGGCGTTTGGGGCGGGGTGGTTCGAGGCGGCCGCTGGTCATGCGGGCGCAGAATTCTGGGTCATCACGCCTCAGCTGACGCTCCAACTGCGCCAGACGTCGGCTGTCTTCCCTGCTCAACATGTCGCCACCTCCGGTCGGGTCGCGGCCACGCCCCATCGAACGGCACGCACTCCGATCAATGCCATTGTTACTCACGTGTTGCCTTTCGGATACCTCCAGAATTCTCCGCGGCCCTCCGGCCGGGACCGGGAGCACTCCGACCAGCCCGAACGCCCGCAAATCGCTCCCCACGGGTGGGCCGCCGGCCACGGGTGAAGCCCGGCGGTGATCACTCGAAGGCGACCCTGGCCTCGGGCACCTCGCGAGCCCGCGCGACCTCGAACGACTCCTTCTCCACCTGTTTGCGGCGGGCGGGCGGCACTGTGTCGAACGTCGTCACGGTCAGGTCGACCCGCTTGCCCGACATCTTCGCGCGCCACACCCCGGCCACCTCGCCGTCGATCAGGAGGGCGCCCGGGTTGCCCAGGGTTCGCCACACTTCCTTCTGCCGCTCGCGGTCGGGCACCAGCACGTCACGGTCGCGGGCCTGCAGCAGGGGATCCATCGGCGGGACGAAGCGGACACCATCGCGGCTCGCGGCCGACTTCAGCTCGTCGATCGCCTCGACGGGCAGCCACGCCTTGCGACCCTCCACGGTGACCGGTGTCAGCCGATCCCCGGGCCACACGGATTTCATCTCGGCCGTCGAACTGCCCAGATATTTGCCCACCTCGAGCGGACCGGCCGGACCCAGCAACCGCAGATACGTCAGGATCAGCTCGGCGATTCCCGCATTTCCGGCTGGGATCGGCGGCGCCTCGGGCAGCGGGCCGAGCATCGCGTCGCGGCCGCGCGACAGCACCTCGACCCCGCCCGCGAGCCCGGAATGCTGCCAGACGTTGCCCGCGATGTGCCGGGCCTGGCAACTGCGGCAGTCATAGGTCAGGGCCGCGGGCACCCGCTTGCTGACCTCGGTGCTCACTTCGCCGCGCGGCATCGGCTCGTGCACCACCTCGCGGAACGCCGCCGCGGTGGCCCGGAAGGCCTCGATGCCGAGCTTCCCGCCGTCGGGGATCTGACCACTCTTGATGCGGGCCGACGCGTCGGCGTCACTGATCGGCCACAACTGTTTGACCAGCGCCGCCAGGTCGGCCCGGCGATGCAGGTGGGGCGCCCCGCGCGTGGCCCAGACGGTGATCAGCCGAGGGTCGGCGAGGGCGGCGCCGGTGCGGGCGGCCAGCGCGACCTGGGCCGAGCCGGGCGTGTACTCCTGCACGCCGAGAGCGAGAACGGGCAGGTCGGCGGGCCGGACCGAACCGCGCTCGGCCAACCCCAGCGCGGCGACTCGATAGGCCATTGCTCGGGCACGGTCGACGTTGACCACGGCACCCCCAGGAATCTCAGGTGCGACGACGGTACCGCCGGGAGGCGACATTTCTCAGCCGGTCGCGACGGGTGTCGGGCTGCCGTTCCACCAGCTCCCACGTGTCGAGGCGGCTGGAACCGTGCGGGCCTTCCTGCAGGATCGGCGGCTCACCGGTGAGCCGGTAACCGCAATGCCGGGCCACAGCCGTGCTGCCGACGTTACCGGGATCGATGCGCAGCAGGAGGCGGCTCAGGTGCAGACTGCCCTGCGCGTACGAGGAAAGCAGGGACAGGGCGCCCGACGCGAGCCCACGCCGGCGCTCCCCCGCGTCGACCAGATAGCCCAGCTCGGCCTCCTTCAGCCCGAGGTCGACCCCGAACAGCGTGACCTCACCGAGCGGGCGCGAACCATCGGTGGTGATCGCGAGCTGGATCCGCCGGCCGCCGACGCGATTCTGATAACAGCGCTTCAGGTACGCGATGCCGGCCTCGACGTCGAACGGCGACGGCATCGGTGACCAGCGGGCGATCTCGGGCTCGTCGAGCATGCGGACCAGGTCGTCGAGGTCGTCGGCGCGCCATTCGCGCAGGATGATGCCGTCCCCCGTCAGTGTGAGCGGATAGGGCAGACGGCTGGCGGCCATGATTGAATCCTGCCCTTAAGGACCGGTTGCGGCCAGTAGCGCAGGATATGAAGCCCATGAGTGATTGGTCATGCCGTCACCGTCGGATAGCCGCTATCGCTCGCAGCGCGTTCGCGGGATGATGCACGGATCTTGAGGGCTCCTCTGCCCAATGTGGAGGGTTACCGGGTGCGTTGATCGGTGAAGTCGTAACGTTGACCCCGTGGAGGAACAGACCACGACGACCCGGCGCGGCGAAACGTACGCCGGCAGATCTCGCGAGCAGCGGTCCAACGAGCGGCGCGCGCGGATCATGGCGTCGGCGGTGCACCTGTTCGGGACGCGCGACTACGACGACGTCACCGTGGCCGACATCTGCGCCGGTGCAAAAGTGTCCAAACGGTACTTCTACGAGCATTTCGACGATCGTCCGGACCTGCTGCTCAAGGTGAACCGCGACCAGAACGAGTGGTTGCTGCGCGGCGTGGCCGCGGCGATCCCCGAGCGGCCGGCCACGCTGGAGGAGTTGTTCCGGCCGGCTCTGCACACGCTCGTCGACATGCTGAAGAGCAACCCGGAGAGCGCCCGCGTGATCTACGTGAACGCTCCCCGGATGGAGACGCGGCGACGCGGCGTGCTGCGCGAGGACGCCCAGTTCGTCGCGGCCGTGCTGCGGCGTGCCGGCGGCCGGCCCCAGGACCAGAGCGGCTACGACCGTACGCTCCTGGCCCTGGTGGCGGGCCTGAGTGAGGTGATCATCGACTGGATCTCGCACGACATGGTCGGCGACCCCGACCGCCTCGCCGACCACCTGACCGGCATCGCCCTGGCCCTCACCACCAGAGCAGCCGTCCTGTGAAATCGCCCGCATCCGGCGGCGCCATCGCCCAGCCGCCTGCTCCCGGCCGCGCCATCTGCCAGCCGGCCACATCCGGCGGCGCCATCCACCAGCCGGAACATCCCGGCGGCGCGAGCCGCGAAACCGGCCGTCACAGGCGACGAGCCGTGATCTCCACTCCGGCCGCCCGCAGGCGCGTCACCAAGGCGTCGCCCAGGCCCGTGGCCGGGGTCAGCACGCCGCCCGGCGAGGCCGGCAACGCGTCGCGATCGTGCACCAGGGCCAGCGCCGACTCGCCGAGCATGACCGCGGTCGCCGCGTACCCCGGGTCGCCCTTGGCCCGGAAACGGGCCGTGTAGCGGGCGCCGGTCGTCGTCGTGGTGAAGAAGTCCAAGGTGAAGTGGCCTTCCCGCTGCGCCCGCTCGCTCGGGCCATTGCCCGGTTTGGGCAGCAGGCGGTCCAGCACGAACCGGGTCGGCGGCAGCATCATGCCCGCCACCAGGGCGCCGAAGCCGACCTTGACCCCGTTTGCCACGAGCGGTGAAAGGGACGACGCCCCGACGCTGAGCAGCTCGCGATAGCGGAAGCGGCGTCCGTAGCGCCAGTTGAGCAGGGCGTTGCTGCGCCGGACGACGCGGGTGTTGTACGACGCCATGAAGAACGGCGCGAGCGTGCCGCGCAGCGTCGGATCCACGTCGGCGCCGCGCACGGTGGCGACGTCGCTCTGCCGGCCCAGGTCGGGCTCGCCGGCCCGGTCGGGGCTGAGCGAGTAGGGGCTCGCGGCCAGCCGGCGCAGGCCGCGATCGTTCTTGACCGCGTCGAGCTGCTGGCGCATCGAGTCGATCGTGCCGCCACTGACCCCGCCCCGCATGCTGGTCACGACCATCGTGGTGTCGGTGAGCTCCCCGGCGCCGTCGGCCGCGACCTGCTGCGCGAGGACGTGGACGCCCAGGTCGGAGGGGACCGAGTCGAAACCGCAGGAGTGCACGATCCGGGCGCCTGTGCGCGCGGCCGTCTCGTGGTTGGCGTCGATGCTCCGCCGGGCGAAGACCACCTCGCCGGTCAGGTCGACGTAGTCCGTGCCGGCTTCGGCGCACGCCCGGGCCAGCGCCTGGCCGAACTTCAGGTACGGCCCCACTGTCGTCACCACGACCCGGGTCGAGGCGGCGAGGCGGGCCAGTGCCTCGGTGTCGGCGGCGTCGGCCACGATGATCGGCCAGTCGACGCCCAGCTTGTCGCGGACGGTGGCCACGCGCGGCTCGGAGCGCCCGGCCAGGGCCAGAAGCGTGCCCTCCGGCGCGTGTTCGGCGAGGTAACGGGCGGTCACCGCGCCGACAAACCCGGAGGCGCCGTAGACGACGATATCGTGATCCCTGGCTCGATCGGTCATGGTTCTGGATTCTGCATCAGCGCTCCGCCAACCGCTCGTTCGGTTTAGTCTCAAGCCGTTTGTTCCTCTATCGATCCGGCTGGTGAGGGGTCTTTCACGGCCTCAGAGCCGGCCCTGTCCGCGCTGCGCGGACACCGCGGGCGGAACGCCGAGTCCTGCCGCCGCCCGACGGGACGAACCTCAACGGCATGGAGCGGGGGACCCACGTTCCTCGGCGCGTCCGCGCGCCTCGGGGTGAAGCCGCCACACCACGCGGCCGGGCACCTCAGCCCGAACCCGACAGCTGACCTCGCAGGCGTGGAGGGTTCATGTCATGGCACGAGTCTGTCCATCTGCCCGCGCCGCACTAGCCATCGCCACCGCGGGCGTCACCGGCATCACCTCTCTGATCGGGCCGATCGCCACCACGCCGGCCGCCGCCGCACCCGCGGCCACGGCCGAGGTCAACTGGGACGCCATCGCCGAATGCGAGTCGGGCGGCGACTGGAGCATCAACACGGGCAACGGCTATTACGGCGGCCTGCAGTTCAGCCGCAGCACCTGGCGCGCCTACGGCGGGTCACGGTTCGCTCGCACCGCCGACCAGGCCAGCCGGACCGAGCAGATCGCGATCGCCGAACGCGTGCGCGACGGCCAGGGCCTGGGGGCCTGGCCCACATGCGGCCGTCGAGCCTCGTCGACCAGGCAGTATCGAGCCGCCCAACTCGCCGAGGCCCGCGCTGACAGAGCAGCCGCGGCGGCAACGGCTCAAGCAACAACCACTGACGCACCGACTGCACAAGCCACCGCGACAGCCGGCTCGGTCACCCGCTCGACGCCTACCCGTGCGAAGAAACGCGTCTACATCGTGCGCGCCGGAGACACCTTGGCCGTGATCGCCCAGCGGACGAACTATCCCGGCGGCTGGCGCGCCCTGCACCGCCTCAACCGCGACGTGCTCAGCAGCCCGCACCGGATCTATCCCGGTCAGCCGCTCGCGCTGTGACAGACGCCGGTCGCCTCAGGCCGGGTTGACGAATTCCGGCTGGTCGAGGACACGCAACCATGTGCCGTCAGGCTGACGACGCACCACCTGGGCCCGGGCGCCGGCACCGTCGCTCGGCGGCGTCGACGTCAGGGCCAGGTCGCCGCTGATCAGCGTGGGCAACGGCTCCTCGGGCGTGAAGGACGGCATGTGCGGCAGAGCCTCCTCCCACAGCCGCTGGATCGCGGCCCGGCCGACGGTCTGGCGGCCGGGCGGATAGGCCATCACCGCGTCTTCCTCATAGAGCAGAGCCAGCCCTTCGGCGTCTTTGGCGTTGGCACGCTCAACGAAGAGGCGGGTCAGGTCTTCGGGACGGTTGGCCTTCTCGCGTTCGGTCATGCGTCCACCTTGCTCCGGCCGGGTCGACAAGTCCAACGCATAGTTCTTATGGGAACTAGCATTGGGAGTTATGGAACTGCGTCAGCTGGAGTACTTCGTAACCGTGGCCGAGGAGGCGAACTTCACCCGGGCCGCCGAACGCGTGCGCATCACCCAGTCCGGCGTGAGTTCGCAGGTCAAGGCGCTGGAGCACGAGATCGGAGCGCCGCTGTTCGACCGTTCGGGACGCACCGCCCGCCTCACCGAGACGGGTGCGGCCGCCCTCCCGTACGCGAAAGCAGCCCTGGAGGCCGCCGCCGGTCTGCGGCAGGCAGTGGACGAGGTGCGGGGGCTCGTGCGAGGACAGCTGACGGTCGGGATGGTGACCGGATGCGAGGTCAAGCCGCTGTTCGCCGCGCTGGCCGCCTTCAGCCGCGAGCATCCGGCGATCGAGCTCGACCTGATCGAGGACAACTCCGACCGGCTCGTCGCGGGTGTGCGGGTCAGCACGGTGGACGTGGCCCTGGTGGGCGTGGCCGGCGAACCTCCGCAACACCTGGAGTCGCAGGTGATTGTGCGCGAAGGTCTGGCCGCCATGGCGCCCGCCGACTCCGAAGTGGCCCGCCTCGACCGCATCCCGTTGACCGAGCTCGTCGCGCATCCGCTGGTCACTCTGCCCGCTGGCACCGGCGTCCGCACCGTGCTCGACGAATCGTGCCTGGCCGCGAGCCTGTTCCCCAATGTGGTGCTGGTCGCGTCGGCGCCGGGCGCAGTGGCCGAGCTGGCGTCGCGCGGCCTCGGCCTGGGCGTGCTCAGCGAGTCCATGGCGACCGCGTTTCCGCAGCTCAAAACCATTCCCATTGATCCCGTACGGATCCCCGCCCTGCTCACCCTGACCTGGCGCCCACGGGTCAGTCCCGCACTGGCTGCCCTGCTCCCGCACCTGCGCGAAGCGTTCGCCACCGGAGCAAGCCCTCTGACGAACCCCTAAGCGGCGAGGTCGGCCAGCTCGACGCCCGGATCGGCCAGCCGCTTCCGGTCGACCACGGCCCGCGAATGGATCAACTCCCCGATCCGGTCGGCCACATCCCAGATGTTGACGTTCATACCCGCCGCGACCCGGCCGTCGACCAGCCAGAACGCGATGAACTCGCGAGCGCCGAGATCACCGCGGACGACCACCTCCGCGCCGGGTGGGGCGAACCCCGTGTACTCCATGCCGAGGTCGTACTGGTCGGTAAAGAAATACGGCAGACGGTCGTACGCGACCGGCTGACCGAGCATCGCCCGGGCCGCGGCCTGTCCGGTGTGGATGGCGACGTCCCAGTGCTCGACCCGCACCCGCCGCCCGAGGAAGGCGTGGTCGACGTGCGCGATGTCGCCGGCCGCGAAGATGTCGGGATCGCTGGTGGCGAGGCTCGACGAGACGAGCACGCCGTCGTCGACCGCGAGACCGGCGTGGTCGGCCAGGGCGACGTTGGGGTTCACGCCGACGCCGGCGATCACCACGTCGGCCGGCAGACGGCGACCGTCGGCCAGCACCACTTCAGCCGGGGTGACCTCGATGACGCGAGTACCCAGCACGAGTTCGGTGCCGTGGGCCCGGTGCAGGTCGGCGAAGACCTGGGCCATCTCGTCGCCGAGCACCTTCTGCAGCGGCAGCGCGCCCGACCCCACGACGGTCACCTGCGCGCCACGGCTGCGGGCGGCCGCGGCAACCTCGAGACCGATCCA from the Paractinoplanes abujensis genome contains:
- a CDS encoding NAD(P)/FAD-dependent oxidoreductase encodes the protein MTYVVVGGGLAAAKAVETLRDEGFTGPITLIGAETDRPYERPPLSKGLLLGTDEPGGVFVHSVDWYGEKAVDLRLGTTVTAIDRAAEVVRLAEGDEIPYGKLLLATGASPRPLAVPGGERALLLRTLEDSLRISAAITSATRVVVVGAGWIGLEVAAAARSRGAQVTVVGSGALPLQKVLGDEMAQVFADLHRAHGTELVLGTRVIEVTPAEVVLADGRRLPADVVIAGVGVNPNVALADHAGLAVDDGVLVSSSLATSDPDIFAAGDIAHVDHAFLGRRVRVEHWDVAIHTGQAAARAMLGQPVAYDRLPYFFTDQYDLGMEYTGFAPPGAEVVVRGDLGAREFIAFWLVDGRVAAGMNVNIWDVADRIGELIHSRAVVDRKRLADPGVELADLAA